Proteins encoded together in one Ictidomys tridecemlineatus isolate mIctTri1 chromosome 3, mIctTri1.hap1, whole genome shotgun sequence window:
- the P4hb gene encoding protein disulfide-isomerase codes for MLSRALLCLALAAAARVGADAPEEEDHVLVLRKSNFAEALATHKYLLVEFYAPWCGHCKALAPEYAKAAGKLKAEGSEIRLAKVDATEESDLAQQYGVRGYPTIKFFKNGDTASPKEYTAGREADDIVNWLKKRTGPAATTLLDGAAAESLVESSEVAVIGFFKDVESDLAKQFLLAAEAIDDIPFGITSNSDVFSKYQLSKDGVVLFKKFDEGRNNFEGEITKENLLDFIKHNQLPLVIEFTEQTAPKIFGGEIKTHILLFLPKSVSDYDSKLSNFKKAAGGFKGKILFIFIDSDHADNQRILEFFGLKKEECPAVRLITLEEEMTKYKPESDELTAEGITEFCHRFLEGKVKPHLMSQELPEDWDKQPVKVLVGKNFEEVAFDEKKNVFVEFYAPWCGHCKQLAPIWDKLGETYKDHENIVIAKMDSTANEVEAVRVHSFPTLKFFPARADRTVIDYNGERTLEGFKKFLESGGQDGAGDDDDLDLEEAEEPDMEEDDDQKAVKDEL; via the exons ATGCTGAGCCGCGCTCTGCTGTGCCTGGCCCTGGCCGCGGCGGCCCGGGTGGGCGCCGACGCCCCCGAGGAGGAGGACCACGTCCTGGTGCTGAGGAAGAGCAACTTCGCGGAGGCGCTGGCGACGCACAAGTACCTGCTGGTGGAGTTCT ATGCCCCTTGGTGTGGTCACTGCAAAGCACTGGCCCCTGAGTATGCCAAAGCAGCTGGGAAGCTGAAGGCAGAAGGTTCCGAGATCCGACTAGCAAAGGTGGATGCCACTGAAGAGTCTGACCTGGCCCAGCAGTATGGCGTCAGAGGATACCCCACAATCAAGTTCTTCAAGAACGGAGACACAGCCTCCCCCAAGGAGTACACAG CTGGCAGAGAAGCCGATGACATCGTGAACTGGCTGAAGAAGCGCACGGGCCCTGCTGCCACCACGCTGCTCGATGGTGCAGCTGCAGAGTCCTTGGTGGAATCCAGCGAGGTGGCCGTCATTGGCTTCTTTAAG GATGTCGAGTCAGACTTGGCCAAGCAGTTCTTGCTGGCTGCAGAGGCCATAGATGACATACCATTTGGGATTACGTCCAACAGTGATGTGTTCTCCAAATACCAGCTCAGCAAAGATGGGGTGGTCCTCTTCAAGAAG TTTGATGAGGGCCGGAACAACTTTGAAGGGGAGATCACCAAAGAGAACCTGCTGGACTTCATCAAGCACAACCAGCTGCCCCTGGTCATTGAGTTCACTGAGCAG ACAGCCCCGAAGATTTTTGGAGGTGAAATCAAGACTCACATCCTGCTGTTCCTGCCCAAGAGTGTGTCTGACTATGACAGCAAACTGAGCAACTTCAAGAAAGCCGCCGGGGGCTTCAAGGGCAAG ATCCTGTTCATCTTCATCGACAGCGACCACGCCGACAACCAGCGCATCCTCGAGTTCTTTGGCCTGAAGAAGGAGGAGTGCCCAGCCGTGCGGCTCATCACCCTGGAGGAGGAGATGACCAAGTACAAGCCGGAGTCGGACGAGCTGACAGCGGAGGGGATCACAGAGTTCTGCCACCGCTTCCTGGAGGGCAAGGTCAAG CCCCACCTGATGAGCCAGGAGCTTCCTGAAGACTGGGACAAGCAACCGGTCAAAGTACTGGTtggaaagaactttgaagaggtGGCTTTTGACGAGAAGAAGAACGTCTTTGTGGAGTTCT ATGCCCCGTGGTGTGGCCACTGTAAGCAGCTAGCTCCTATTTGGGACAAACTGGGTGAGACGTACAAGGATCACGAGAACATCGTCATTGCCAAGATGGACTCCACGGCCAACGAGGTGGAGGCTGTCCGGGTGCACAGCTTTCCCACGCTGAAGTTCTTCCCTGCACGTGCAGACAGAACG GTTATCGACTACAACGGGGAGCGGACCCTGGAGGGTTTTAAGAAGTTCTTGGAGAGTGGTGGTCAGGATGGGGCAGGAGATGATGAT GACCTAGACCTAGAAGAAGCTGAAGAGCCAGACATGGAGGAGGACGACGACCAGAAAGCTGTGAAAGACGAACTGTAG
- the Ppp1r27 gene encoding protein phosphatase 1 regulatory subunit 27 isoform X2 — translation MTTQLYIAPQTLYKPEAKSHQKNLHADLVWLEHSSPQCSRVPRGQPTPAPRMPSRTVRYARYSPRQRRRRMLADRSVRFPNDVLFLDHIRQGDLEQVGRFIRARKVSLDTIHPSGLAALHEAVLSGNLECVKLLVKYGADIHQRDETGWTPLHMACSDGYPDIARHRCSQ, via the exons ATGACCACGCAGCTTTATATAGCTCCGCAGACACTATATAAGCCGGAAGCAAAGTCTCATCAGAAGAACCTGCACGCTGACCTGGTCTGGCTGGAACACTCCTCACCCCAGTGCAGTCGGGTCCCCAGGGGGcagcccaccccagcccccaggatgcCCAGCAGAACAGTACGATATGCCCGCTACAGCCCCCGGCAGCGGCGCCGGCGAATGCTGGCTGACCGAAGTGTGCGTTTCCCTAATGACGTCCTCTTCTTGGACCACATCCGCCAGGGTGACCTGGAGCAGGTAGGGCGTTTTATCCGGGCTCGGAAAGTCTCCCTGGACACCATCCACCCCTCAG GTCTAGCTGCTCTGCATGAAGCAGTGCTCTCTGGAAACCTGGAGTGTGTAAAGTTGCTGGTCAAATATGGGGCTGACATTCACCAGCGTGACGAGACGGGGTGGACACCTCTGCACATGGCCTGCAGTGATGGGTACCCTGACATCGCCAG ACACAGATGCAGCCAATGA
- the Ppp1r27 gene encoding protein phosphatase 1 regulatory subunit 27 isoform X1 — protein MTTQLYIAPQTLYKPEAKSHQKNLHADLVWLEHSSPQCSRVPRGQPTPAPRMPSRTVRYARYSPRQRRRRMLADRSVRFPNDVLFLDHIRQGDLEQVGRFIRARKVSLDTIHPSGLAALHEAVLSGNLECVKLLVKYGADIHQRDETGWTPLHMACSDGYPDIARYLISLGADTDAANDDGDLPSDLIDPDFKDLVELFKGTRMD, from the exons ATGACCACGCAGCTTTATATAGCTCCGCAGACACTATATAAGCCGGAAGCAAAGTCTCATCAGAAGAACCTGCACGCTGACCTGGTCTGGCTGGAACACTCCTCACCCCAGTGCAGTCGGGTCCCCAGGGGGcagcccaccccagcccccaggatgcCCAGCAGAACAGTACGATATGCCCGCTACAGCCCCCGGCAGCGGCGCCGGCGAATGCTGGCTGACCGAAGTGTGCGTTTCCCTAATGACGTCCTCTTCTTGGACCACATCCGCCAGGGTGACCTGGAGCAGGTAGGGCGTTTTATCCGGGCTCGGAAAGTCTCCCTGGACACCATCCACCCCTCAG GTCTAGCTGCTCTGCATGAAGCAGTGCTCTCTGGAAACCTGGAGTGTGTAAAGTTGCTGGTCAAATATGGGGCTGACATTCACCAGCGTGACGAGACGGGGTGGACACCTCTGCACATGGCCTGCAGTGATGGGTACCCTGACATCGCCAG GTACCTCATCTCTCTGGGGGCAGACACAGATGCAGCCAATGACGATGGGGACCTGCCCTCTGACCTCATTGACCCGGACTTTAAGGACCTGGTGGAGCTCTTCAAAGGAACCAGGATGGACTGA
- the Mcrip1 gene encoding mapk-regulated corepressor-interacting protein 1 isoform X1: MKHLGLGLDGRRGHWHLSGASVSEAEGILQQSTRTRGPAMTSSPVSRVVYNGKRNSSPRSPTNSSEIFTPAHEENVRFIYEAWQGVERDLRSQLSGGERGLVEEYVEKVPNPSLKTFKPIDLSDLKRRNTQDAKKS; encoded by the exons ATGAAACACCTGGGCCTTGGGCTTGATGGCAGAAGAGGCCATTGGCATCTTTCTG GGGCTTCTGTTTCAGAGGCTGAGGGGATCCTGCAGCAGAGCACCAGGACCAGAGGACCAGCTATGACCAG TTCCCCCGTCTCCAGAGTCGTCTACAACGGCAAAAGAAATAGCAGCCCGCGCTCGCCCACCAACAGCAGTGAGATCTTCACCCCCGCCCACGAGGAGAATGTGCGCTTTATTTATGAAG CCTGGCAGGGTGTGGAGCGAGACCTGCGCAGCCAGCTGTCAGGTGGCGAGCGGGGCCTGGTGGAGGAATACGTGGAGAAGGTTCCCAACCCCAGCCTGAAGA CCTTCAAGCCGATTGACCTGAGTGACCTGAAACGCCGGAACACGCAGGATGCCAAGAAGTCCTAG
- the Mcrip1 gene encoding mapk-regulated corepressor-interacting protein 1 isoform X3 → MKHLGLGLDGRRGHWHLSGASVSEAEGILQQSTRTRGPAMTSSPVSRVVYNGKRNSSPRSPTNSSEIFTPAHEENVRFIYEAFKPIDLSDLKRRNTQDAKKS, encoded by the exons ATGAAACACCTGGGCCTTGGGCTTGATGGCAGAAGAGGCCATTGGCATCTTTCTG GGGCTTCTGTTTCAGAGGCTGAGGGGATCCTGCAGCAGAGCACCAGGACCAGAGGACCAGCTATGACCAG TTCCCCCGTCTCCAGAGTCGTCTACAACGGCAAAAGAAATAGCAGCCCGCGCTCGCCCACCAACAGCAGTGAGATCTTCACCCCCGCCCACGAGGAGAATGTGCGCTTTATTTATGAAG CCTTCAAGCCGATTGACCTGAGTGACCTGAAACGCCGGAACACGCAGGATGCCAAGAAGTCCTAG
- the Mcrip1 gene encoding mapk-regulated corepressor-interacting protein 1 isoform X2, which yields MKHLGLGLDGRRGHWHLSGASVSEAEGILQQSTRTRGPAMTSSPVSRVVYNGKRNSSPRSPTNSSEIFTPAHEENVRFIYEGCGARPAQPAVRWRAGPGGGIRGEGSQPQPEDLQAD from the exons ATGAAACACCTGGGCCTTGGGCTTGATGGCAGAAGAGGCCATTGGCATCTTTCTG GGGCTTCTGTTTCAGAGGCTGAGGGGATCCTGCAGCAGAGCACCAGGACCAGAGGACCAGCTATGACCAG TTCCCCCGTCTCCAGAGTCGTCTACAACGGCAAAAGAAATAGCAGCCCGCGCTCGCCCACCAACAGCAGTGAGATCTTCACCCCCGCCCACGAGGAGAATGTGCGCTTTATTTATGAAG GGTGTGGAGCGAGACCTGCGCAGCCAGCTGTCAGGTGGCGAGCGGGGCCTGGTGGAGGAATACGTGGAGAAGGTTCCCAACCCCAGCCTGAAGA CCTTCAAGCCGATTGA
- the Mcrip1 gene encoding mapk-regulated corepressor-interacting protein 1 isoform X4, which produces MTSSPVSRVVYNGKRNSSPRSPTNSSEIFTPAHEENVRFIYEAWQGVERDLRSQLSGGERGLVEEYVEKVPNPSLKTFKPIDLSDLKRRNTQDAKKS; this is translated from the exons ATGACCAG TTCCCCCGTCTCCAGAGTCGTCTACAACGGCAAAAGAAATAGCAGCCCGCGCTCGCCCACCAACAGCAGTGAGATCTTCACCCCCGCCCACGAGGAGAATGTGCGCTTTATTTATGAAG CCTGGCAGGGTGTGGAGCGAGACCTGCGCAGCCAGCTGTCAGGTGGCGAGCGGGGCCTGGTGGAGGAATACGTGGAGAAGGTTCCCAACCCCAGCCTGAAGA CCTTCAAGCCGATTGACCTGAGTGACCTGAAACGCCGGAACACGCAGGATGCCAAGAAGTCCTAG
- the Gcgr gene encoding glucagon receptor isoform X2 has translation MEDEELEGQKEVAKMYSSFQVMYTVGYSLSLGALLLALAIMLGLSKLHCTRNYIHVNLFASFVLKASSVLVIDWLLKTRYSQKIGDDLSVSIWLSDGAVAGCRVAAVIMQYGVVANYCWLLVEGVYLHGLLGLSSFPERSLFTLYLGIGWGAPLLFIIPWAVVKCLFENIQCWTSNTNMGVWWILRAPVFLAILINSFIFVRVVHLLITKLQARQMHYADYKFRLARSTLTLIPLLGVHEVVFAFVTDEQAQGALRSAKLFFDLFLSSFQGLLVAVLYCFLSKEVQAELLQRWRRWHEGRALQDPRRSSSPSAPARPCRGPSFERLRLVKGGSSNGAGQDPSAETSLACGLPELAERPF, from the exons ATGGAGGACGAGGAGCTCGAGGGCCag AAGGAGGTAGCCAAGATGTACAGCAGCTTCCAGGTGATGTACACCGTGGGCTACTCCCTCTCCCTGGGGGCCCTGCTGCTCGCCCTGGCCATCATGCTGGGCCTCAG CAAACTCCACTGCACCCGCAACTACATCCACGTGAACCTGTTTGCATCCTTTGTGCTGAAGGCCAGCTCTGTGCTGGTCATCGACTGGCTGCTGAAGACCCGTTACAGCCAGAAGATCGGGGATGACCTCAGTGTCAGCATCTGGCTCAGTGATGGG GCGGTGGCTGGCTGCCGTGTGGCCGCAGTGATCATGCAGTATGGCGTGGTGGCCAACTATTGCTGGCTGCTGGTGGAGGGCGTGTACCTGCATGGCCTGCTGggcctctcctccttccctgagCGAAGCCTCTTCACCCTCTACCTGGGCATTGGCTGGG GTGCGCCCCTGCTGTTCATCATCCCCTGGGCGGTGGTCAAGTGTCTGTTTGAGAACATTCA GTGCTGGACCAGCAATACCAACATGGGCGTCTGGTGGATCCTGCGAGCCCCGGTCTTCCTGGCCATCCTG ATCAACTCCTTCATCTTTGTCCGCGTGGTCCACCTCCTCATCACCAAGCTTCAGGCCCGCCAGATGCACTACGCTGACTACAAGTTCCG GCTGGCCAGATCCACCCTGACCCTCATCCCCCTGCTGGGGGTCCACGAAGTGGTCTTCGCCTTTGTGACCGATGAGCAGGCTCAGGGGGCCCTGCGCTCCGCCAAGCTCTTCTTTGACCTCTTCCTCAGCTCCTTCCAG GGCCTGCTGGTGGCTGTCCTCTACTGCTTCCTCAGCAAAGAG GTACAGGCAGAGCTGCTGCAGCGCTGGCGGCGCTGGCACGAGGGCAGAGCCCTGCAGGACCCGCGACGCAGCAGCAGCCCCTCGGCCCCAGCTAGGCCTTGCCGTGGCCCCTCCTTCGAGAGGCTTCGACTTGTGAAGGGTGGCAGCAGCAATGGGGCTGGCCAGGACCCCTCTGCAGAGACCTCCTTGGCCTGTGGCCTCCCTGAGTTGGCTGAGAGACCCTTCTGA
- the Gcgr gene encoding glucagon receptor isoform X1, with the protein MSPVRPWHPNLLLLLLLACQPQALSAQVMDFLFEKWKLYSDQCHRNMSLLPPPTDLVCNRTFDKYSCWPDTPPNTTANISCPWYLPWYHKVQHRLVFKKCGPDGQWVRGPRGQPWRNASQCQMEDEELEGQKEVAKMYSSFQVMYTVGYSLSLGALLLALAIMLGLSKLHCTRNYIHVNLFASFVLKASSVLVIDWLLKTRYSQKIGDDLSVSIWLSDGAVAGCRVAAVIMQYGVVANYCWLLVEGVYLHGLLGLSSFPERSLFTLYLGIGWGAPLLFIIPWAVVKCLFENIQCWTSNTNMGVWWILRAPVFLAILINSFIFVRVVHLLITKLQARQMHYADYKFRLARSTLTLIPLLGVHEVVFAFVTDEQAQGALRSAKLFFDLFLSSFQGLLVAVLYCFLSKEVQAELLQRWRRWHEGRALQDPRRSSSPSAPARPCRGPSFERLRLVKGGSSNGAGQDPSAETSLACGLPELAERPF; encoded by the exons ATGTCCCCTGTCCGGCCCTGGCATCCcaacctgctgctgctgctgctgctggcctgcCAG CCGCAGGCCCTCTCTGCCCAGGTAATGGACTTCTTGTTCGAGAAGTGGAAGCTCTACAGTGACCAGTGCCACCGCAACATGAGCCTGCTGCCTCCCCCAACTG ACCTGGTCTGCAACAGGACCTTCGACAAGTACTCCTGCTGGCCAGACACCCCTCCCAATACCACGGCCAACATCTCCTGCCCCTGGTACCTGCCTTGGTATCACAAAG TGCAGCACCGCCTGGTCTTCAAGAAGTGTGGGCCGGATGGGCAGTGGGTGCGTGGGCCCCGGGGACAGCCATGGCGCAACGCTTCCCAGTGCCAGATGGAGGACGAGGAGCTCGAGGGCCag AAGGAGGTAGCCAAGATGTACAGCAGCTTCCAGGTGATGTACACCGTGGGCTACTCCCTCTCCCTGGGGGCCCTGCTGCTCGCCCTGGCCATCATGCTGGGCCTCAG CAAACTCCACTGCACCCGCAACTACATCCACGTGAACCTGTTTGCATCCTTTGTGCTGAAGGCCAGCTCTGTGCTGGTCATCGACTGGCTGCTGAAGACCCGTTACAGCCAGAAGATCGGGGATGACCTCAGTGTCAGCATCTGGCTCAGTGATGGG GCGGTGGCTGGCTGCCGTGTGGCCGCAGTGATCATGCAGTATGGCGTGGTGGCCAACTATTGCTGGCTGCTGGTGGAGGGCGTGTACCTGCATGGCCTGCTGggcctctcctccttccctgagCGAAGCCTCTTCACCCTCTACCTGGGCATTGGCTGGG GTGCGCCCCTGCTGTTCATCATCCCCTGGGCGGTGGTCAAGTGTCTGTTTGAGAACATTCA GTGCTGGACCAGCAATACCAACATGGGCGTCTGGTGGATCCTGCGAGCCCCGGTCTTCCTGGCCATCCTG ATCAACTCCTTCATCTTTGTCCGCGTGGTCCACCTCCTCATCACCAAGCTTCAGGCCCGCCAGATGCACTACGCTGACTACAAGTTCCG GCTGGCCAGATCCACCCTGACCCTCATCCCCCTGCTGGGGGTCCACGAAGTGGTCTTCGCCTTTGTGACCGATGAGCAGGCTCAGGGGGCCCTGCGCTCCGCCAAGCTCTTCTTTGACCTCTTCCTCAGCTCCTTCCAG GGCCTGCTGGTGGCTGTCCTCTACTGCTTCCTCAGCAAAGAG GTACAGGCAGAGCTGCTGCAGCGCTGGCGGCGCTGGCACGAGGGCAGAGCCCTGCAGGACCCGCGACGCAGCAGCAGCCCCTCGGCCCCAGCTAGGCCTTGCCGTGGCCCCTCCTTCGAGAGGCTTCGACTTGTGAAGGGTGGCAGCAGCAATGGGGCTGGCCAGGACCCCTCTGCAGAGACCTCCTTGGCCTGTGGCCTCCCTGAGTTGGCTGAGAGACCCTTCTGA